One window of Entelurus aequoreus isolate RoL-2023_Sb linkage group LG06, RoL_Eaeq_v1.1, whole genome shotgun sequence genomic DNA carries:
- the LOC133652079 gene encoding caskin-2-like isoform X4 has translation MGKEQDLLQAVKSGDLQSAQKLLSKLRSSRSKLLGSTKRLNVNYQDSDGFSALHHAALTGTADLLVALLEAQASVDVKDSNGMRPLHYAAWQGKSESVLMLLRSGASVNGVSLDGHIPLHLAAQYGHYQVSEMLLQHQSNPCLVNKAKKTPLDLACEFGRVKVAQLLLSSNMVVALLEGERKEPTDSAFTTPLHLAARNGHKDIIVLLLKAGIDINTTTKSGTALHEASLYGKTEVVRLLLDAGVDVNIRNTYNQTALDIVNQFTTSHASREIKQLLRDATGVLQVRALKDFWNLHDPTALNIRAGDVITVLEQHVDGRWKGHIHDSQRGTDRVGFFPPSIVEVISRRGGASLSHLSQTGCPFQDIWVLRDTCHAGDRNSVGSTGSVGSTRSAGSGQSTGSNNAPNGVQHSAGHHDNSNKTAPSAGSDKRHLHSADAAQVCDPCAGGTPCRATVAVQQPAEQTFTQPFVRPQQLLDGKDAEAILEWLREFQLEQYTGNFISAGYDVPTISRMTPEDLTAIGVTKPGHRKKISMEINKLNIPDWLPEFVPSDLGEWLSAIGLPQYLKRLCENGYDSISIVKDLTWEDLQEIGITKLGHQKKLMLAVKKLCDIHRAAAQGTLRRKAPGTLQLLAIEPPDGGGECSSPRTPRMLTFQDSELSAELQSAMSSRYADCEDGPVFKNNVGLSESQDSMDIRSRGSGRSQEAPTASVTPHSWSQESLDGSPARDRNLPEGWDQRSLHKQVPLGTATVFKYPAVPAKSKLSRSHGSSPGGSPALKGFSYLHSHCGSTDLRTSTQPEDHGRALLPPKKRTHMNRLALSDGEPDEDDDEPAPPSRNVPSYATLTRKPGRSQTTRIRSGPEKSANVGRSQSFAVRARKKGPPPPPPKRLSSVSSTTSGELSDSSTTSSGGVVTDSPGSVRSIAAGLEGNPQAKNSPDSKHQPVLQETLPPEDTESPELRHRPQSERLHAHACRRVDTDRDLELGSDADREESKGWSSPHNSSSECIPFAEEGNLTIKQRPKAPGPPRADVVLEPLDQPCAKDSDVPEFNLKESDTVKRRHKPKDKDGDAPAEVQTLSQDREEDVCMRAGEGGPHKAFPVKPQLSPKPPLVAPKPARQSLLAAHNDSSAGPKSPSVNVSVVQSLAFPSPPNTPPAASPQSPALSAAKGQALGVQAVSQQRLDETSTSLEAALKAVERKLILDESDGGNTVRSAGTILDDIGNMFDDLADQLDAMLD, from the exons CTTCTCTGCGCTGCACCACGCCGCTCTTACGGGGACCGCCGATCTGCTGGTGGCGCTGCTGGAAGCTCAGGCATCTGTGGACGTCAAAGACAGCAACG GAATGCGTCCTCTCCATTACGCAGCATGGCAGGGCAAATCTGAGTCGGTCCTGATGCTGCTGCGTTCAGGGGCGTCCGTCAACGGAGTCTCGCTAGACGGACACATCCCCCTGCACCTGGCCGCCCAATACGGACACTACCAAGTG TCGGAGATGCTCCTGCAACACCAGTCCAACCCATGTCTGGTCAACAAGGCTAAGAAGACCCCTTTGGACCTCGCCTGTGAGTTTGGAAGAGTCAag GTGGCCCAGCTGCTGCTGAGCAGCAACATGGTGGTGGCACTGTTGGAAGGCGAGAGGAAGGAACCCACCGACTCGGCCTTTACCACGCCGCTGCACCTCGCCGCTCGCAATGGACACAAAGACATAATTGT GCTCCTGCTGAAGGCGGGCATCGATATCAACACCACCACCAAGTCTGGCACCGCTCTGCACGAAGCTTCGCTGTACGGGAAGACCGAAGTTGTGCGGCTGCTCCTTGAC GCTGGCGTGGATGTGAACATCAGAAACACGTACAACCAGACGGCGCTGGACATCGTCAACCAGTTCACCACGTCCCACGCCAGCAGAGAAATCAAACAGCTGCTCAGAG ATGCCACAGGTGTTCTGCAGGTACGAGCTTTGAAAGACTTCTGGAACCTTCACGACCCCACCGCCCTGAACATCCGGGCCGGGGACGTGATCACG GTGTTGGAGCAGCACGTGGACGGGCGCTGGAAAGGTCACATCCACGACAGCCAGAGGGGGACGGACCGAGTAGGCTTCTTCCCGCCCTCCATTGTGGAGGTCATTAGCCGGCGAGGCG GTGCGTCTCTGAGCCACCTGTCTCAAACCGGGTGTCCCTTCCAGGACATCTGGGTCCTCAGGGACACGTGTCACG CAGGAGACAGGAACAGCGTGGGAAGCACCGGGAGCGTGGGCAGCACTCGCAGCGCGGGAAGCGGGCAGAGCACGGGCAGCAACAACGCTCCCAACGGCGTCCAGCACTCTGCTGGTCACCATGACAACAGCAACAAG acagcgccctctgctggctcaGACAAGCGGCACCTTCATTCTGCAG ATGCCGCTCAGGTGTGTGACCCATGTGCAGGTGGCACCCCCTGCAGGGCCACAGTGGCGGTGCAACAACCTGCTGAGCAGACCTTCACCCAGCCGTTTGTTCGCCCTCAGCAGCTGCTGGATGGAAAG GATGCCGAGGCCATCTTGGAGTGGCTCAGGGAGTTCCAGTTGGAGCAGTACACGGGGAACTTCATCAGTGCCGGCTACGACGTGCCCACCATCAGCAGGATGACGCCCGAG GACCTGACCGCCATTGGTGTCACCAAACCTGGACATCGCAAGAAGATCTCCATGGAGATCAACAAGCTCaacattccagactggctgccaGAGTTTGTGCCA TCAGACCTTGGCGAGTGGCTGAGTGCCATCGGCCTCCCTCAGTACCTGAAAAGACTTTGTGAAAACGGCTACGACAGCATCAGCATCGTCAAAGACCTGACGTGGGAAGACCTACAGGAGATCGGCATCACCAAGCTGG GTCACCAGAAGAAGCTGATGCTGGCGGTGAAGAAGCTGTGTGACATCCACAGGGCGGCCGCCCAAGGCACGTTGCGACGTAAAGCCCCCGGAACGCTACAGCTGCTCGCCATCGAGCCACCGGATGGCGGCGGGGAATGCTCGTCCCCGCGCACCCCCAGGATGTTGACCTTCCAGGACAGCGAGCTGAGTGCAGAGCTGCAGTCGGCCATGTCGAGCCGCTACGCCGACTGCGAAGACGGCCCGGTCTTCAAGAACAATGTGGGCTTGTCCGAGAGCCAGGACAGCATGGACATCAGATCCAGAGGCTCTGGACGCTCCCAGGAAGCACCCACCGCCTCCGTCACCCCCCACAGCTGGTCCCAGGAGAGCCTGGACGGCAGCCCCGCCAGGGACAGGAACCTCCCTGAGGGCTGGGACCAGAGGTCCCTCCACAAGCAGGTTCCTCTGGGAACGGCCACCGTGTTCAAGTACCCCGCCGTCCCCGCCAAATCCAAACTTTCCCGCTCCCACGGCTCGTCCCCTGGCGGATCGCCAGCATTGAAGGGTTTCAGCTACCTGCACTCGCACTGTGGATCCACAGACCTCCGCACGTCGACCCAACCCGAGGACCACGGTCGGGCTCTGCTGCCTCCCAAGAAACGGACCCACATGAACCGTCTCGCCCTTTCTGATGGAGAACCTGACGAGGACGACGATGAGCCGGCTCCTCCATCGAGGAACGTTCCTTCCTACGCAACCTTGACCCGCAAGCCCGGACGCAGTCAGACCACCCGAATACGGTCCGGTCCAGAGAAGAGCGCCAACGTGGGCCGCAGTCAGTCCTTTGCCGTCCGAGCCCGGAAAAAAGgtcctcctcctccacctccaaAGAGACTAAGCTCCGTGAGCAGCACCACCAGCGGCGAGCTGAGTGACAGCAGCACGACGTCGTCCGGTGGCGTCGTTACCGACAGTCCCGGAAGCGTGAGGAGCATCGCCGCCGGTCTGGAAGGAAATCCTCAGGCCAAGAACTCTCCGGATTCCAAACACCAGCCCGTTCTGCAGGAGACGCTTCCCCCCGAGGACACGGAGAGCCCGGAGTTGAGGCACAGGCCGCAAAGCGAGCGCCTTCACGCACACGCCTGTCGCCGCGTTGACACAGACCGAGACCTAGAGCTCGGGTCGGATGCGGACCGCGAAGAATCCAAAGGTTGGTCGTCTCCTCACAATAGTTCCAGCGAGTGCATTCCCTTCGCCGAGGAAGGCAATCTGACCATCAAGCAGAGGCCCAAAGCTCCGGGACCCCCCAGAGCCGACGTCGTCCTAGAACCTCTGGACCAACCCTGCGCCAAGGACTCGGACGTCCCCGAGTTCAACCTCAAGGAGTCGGACACGGTCAAGCGTCGACACAAACCCAAAGACAAGGACGGAGACGCGCCGGCCGAGGTCCAGACTTTGTCCCAGGACCGGGAGGAGGACGTCTGCATGAGGGCGGGCGAGGGCGGTCCCCACAAAGCATTCCCCGTCAAACCTCAGCTGTCCCCAAAACCGCCGCTCGTCGCCCCAAAACCTGCACGCCAAAGTTTGCTGGCAGCACACAACGATTCAT CAGCTGGACCAAAGTCTCCAAGCGTGAACGTCAGCGTGGTCCAAAGTCTGGCCTTCCCCTCGCCGCCCAACACGCCCCCGGCGGCGAGCCCTCAAAGCCCCGCCCTGTCCGCCGCCAAGGGTCAGGCCCTGGGGGTTCAGGCTGTGAGCCAGCAGAGACTAGATGAGACCAGTACGTCTCTGGAAGCCGCCCTGAAGGCCGTGGAGAGAAAGTTGATCCTGGACGAGAGCGACGG AGGCAACACGGTGAGGTCGGCAGGAACCATCCTGGACGACATCGGGAACATGTTTGACGACCTGGCTGACCAGCTGGACGCCATGTTGGACTGA
- the LOC133652079 gene encoding caskin-2-like isoform X5: MGKEQDLLQAVKSGDLQSAQKLLSKLRSSRSKLLGSTKRLNVNYQDSDGFSALHHAALTGTADLLVALLEAQASVDVKDSNGMRPLHYAAWQGKSESVLMLLRSGASVNGVSLDGHIPLHLAAQYGHYQVSEMLLQHQSNPCLVNKAKKTPLDLACEFGRVKVAQLLLSSNMVVALLEGERKEPTDSAFTTPLHLAARNGHKDIIVLLLKAGIDINTTTKSGTALHEASLYGKTEVVRLLLDAGVDVNIRNTYNQTALDIVNQFTTSHASREIKQLLRDATGVLQVRALKDFWNLHDPTALNIRAGDVITVLEQHVDGRWKGHIHDSQRGTDRVGFFPPSIVEVISRRGAGDRNSVGSTGSVGSTRSAGSGQSTGSNNAPNGVQHSAGHHDNSNKTAPSAGSDKRHLHSADAAQVCDPCAGGTPCRATVAVQQPAEQTFTQPFVRPQQLLDGKDAEAILEWLREFQLEQYTGNFISAGYDVPTISRMTPEDLTAIGVTKPGHRKKISMEINKLNIPDWLPEFVPSDLGEWLSAIGLPQYLKRLCENGYDSISIVKDLTWEDLQEIGITKLGHQKKLMLAVKKLCDIHRAAAQGTLRRKAPGTLQLLAIEPPDGGGECSSPRTPRMLTFQDSELSAELQSAMSSRYADCEDGPVFKNNVGLSESQDSMDIRSRGSGRSQEAPTASVTPHSWSQESLDGSPARDRNLPEGWDQRSLHKQVPLGTATVFKYPAVPAKSKLSRSHGSSPGGSPALKGFSYLHSHCGSTDLRTSTQPEDHGRALLPPKKRTHMNRLALSDGEPDEDDDEPAPPSRNVPSYATLTRKPGRSQTTRIRSGPEKSANVGRSQSFAVRARKKGPPPPPPKRLSSVSSTTSGELSDSSTTSSGGVVTDSPGSVRSIAAGLEGNPQAKNSPDSKHQPVLQETLPPEDTESPELRHRPQSERLHAHACRRVDTDRDLELGSDADREESKGWSSPHNSSSECIPFAEEGNLTIKQRPKAPGPPRADVVLEPLDQPCAKDSDVPEFNLKESDTVKRRHKPKDKDGDAPAEVQTLSQDREEDVCMRAGEGGPHKAFPVKPQLSPKPPLVAPKPARQSLLAAHNDSSAGPKSPSVNVSVVQSLAFPSPPNTPPAASPQSPALSAAKGQALGVQAVSQQRLDETSTSLEAALKAVERKLILDESDGGNTVRSAGTILDDIGNMFDDLADQLDAMLD; this comes from the exons CTTCTCTGCGCTGCACCACGCCGCTCTTACGGGGACCGCCGATCTGCTGGTGGCGCTGCTGGAAGCTCAGGCATCTGTGGACGTCAAAGACAGCAACG GAATGCGTCCTCTCCATTACGCAGCATGGCAGGGCAAATCTGAGTCGGTCCTGATGCTGCTGCGTTCAGGGGCGTCCGTCAACGGAGTCTCGCTAGACGGACACATCCCCCTGCACCTGGCCGCCCAATACGGACACTACCAAGTG TCGGAGATGCTCCTGCAACACCAGTCCAACCCATGTCTGGTCAACAAGGCTAAGAAGACCCCTTTGGACCTCGCCTGTGAGTTTGGAAGAGTCAag GTGGCCCAGCTGCTGCTGAGCAGCAACATGGTGGTGGCACTGTTGGAAGGCGAGAGGAAGGAACCCACCGACTCGGCCTTTACCACGCCGCTGCACCTCGCCGCTCGCAATGGACACAAAGACATAATTGT GCTCCTGCTGAAGGCGGGCATCGATATCAACACCACCACCAAGTCTGGCACCGCTCTGCACGAAGCTTCGCTGTACGGGAAGACCGAAGTTGTGCGGCTGCTCCTTGAC GCTGGCGTGGATGTGAACATCAGAAACACGTACAACCAGACGGCGCTGGACATCGTCAACCAGTTCACCACGTCCCACGCCAGCAGAGAAATCAAACAGCTGCTCAGAG ATGCCACAGGTGTTCTGCAGGTACGAGCTTTGAAAGACTTCTGGAACCTTCACGACCCCACCGCCCTGAACATCCGGGCCGGGGACGTGATCACG GTGTTGGAGCAGCACGTGGACGGGCGCTGGAAAGGTCACATCCACGACAGCCAGAGGGGGACGGACCGAGTAGGCTTCTTCCCGCCCTCCATTGTGGAGGTCATTAGCCGGCGAGGCG CAGGAGACAGGAACAGCGTGGGAAGCACCGGGAGCGTGGGCAGCACTCGCAGCGCGGGAAGCGGGCAGAGCACGGGCAGCAACAACGCTCCCAACGGCGTCCAGCACTCTGCTGGTCACCATGACAACAGCAACAAG acagcgccctctgctggctcaGACAAGCGGCACCTTCATTCTGCAG ATGCCGCTCAGGTGTGTGACCCATGTGCAGGTGGCACCCCCTGCAGGGCCACAGTGGCGGTGCAACAACCTGCTGAGCAGACCTTCACCCAGCCGTTTGTTCGCCCTCAGCAGCTGCTGGATGGAAAG GATGCCGAGGCCATCTTGGAGTGGCTCAGGGAGTTCCAGTTGGAGCAGTACACGGGGAACTTCATCAGTGCCGGCTACGACGTGCCCACCATCAGCAGGATGACGCCCGAG GACCTGACCGCCATTGGTGTCACCAAACCTGGACATCGCAAGAAGATCTCCATGGAGATCAACAAGCTCaacattccagactggctgccaGAGTTTGTGCCA TCAGACCTTGGCGAGTGGCTGAGTGCCATCGGCCTCCCTCAGTACCTGAAAAGACTTTGTGAAAACGGCTACGACAGCATCAGCATCGTCAAAGACCTGACGTGGGAAGACCTACAGGAGATCGGCATCACCAAGCTGG GTCACCAGAAGAAGCTGATGCTGGCGGTGAAGAAGCTGTGTGACATCCACAGGGCGGCCGCCCAAGGCACGTTGCGACGTAAAGCCCCCGGAACGCTACAGCTGCTCGCCATCGAGCCACCGGATGGCGGCGGGGAATGCTCGTCCCCGCGCACCCCCAGGATGTTGACCTTCCAGGACAGCGAGCTGAGTGCAGAGCTGCAGTCGGCCATGTCGAGCCGCTACGCCGACTGCGAAGACGGCCCGGTCTTCAAGAACAATGTGGGCTTGTCCGAGAGCCAGGACAGCATGGACATCAGATCCAGAGGCTCTGGACGCTCCCAGGAAGCACCCACCGCCTCCGTCACCCCCCACAGCTGGTCCCAGGAGAGCCTGGACGGCAGCCCCGCCAGGGACAGGAACCTCCCTGAGGGCTGGGACCAGAGGTCCCTCCACAAGCAGGTTCCTCTGGGAACGGCCACCGTGTTCAAGTACCCCGCCGTCCCCGCCAAATCCAAACTTTCCCGCTCCCACGGCTCGTCCCCTGGCGGATCGCCAGCATTGAAGGGTTTCAGCTACCTGCACTCGCACTGTGGATCCACAGACCTCCGCACGTCGACCCAACCCGAGGACCACGGTCGGGCTCTGCTGCCTCCCAAGAAACGGACCCACATGAACCGTCTCGCCCTTTCTGATGGAGAACCTGACGAGGACGACGATGAGCCGGCTCCTCCATCGAGGAACGTTCCTTCCTACGCAACCTTGACCCGCAAGCCCGGACGCAGTCAGACCACCCGAATACGGTCCGGTCCAGAGAAGAGCGCCAACGTGGGCCGCAGTCAGTCCTTTGCCGTCCGAGCCCGGAAAAAAGgtcctcctcctccacctccaaAGAGACTAAGCTCCGTGAGCAGCACCACCAGCGGCGAGCTGAGTGACAGCAGCACGACGTCGTCCGGTGGCGTCGTTACCGACAGTCCCGGAAGCGTGAGGAGCATCGCCGCCGGTCTGGAAGGAAATCCTCAGGCCAAGAACTCTCCGGATTCCAAACACCAGCCCGTTCTGCAGGAGACGCTTCCCCCCGAGGACACGGAGAGCCCGGAGTTGAGGCACAGGCCGCAAAGCGAGCGCCTTCACGCACACGCCTGTCGCCGCGTTGACACAGACCGAGACCTAGAGCTCGGGTCGGATGCGGACCGCGAAGAATCCAAAGGTTGGTCGTCTCCTCACAATAGTTCCAGCGAGTGCATTCCCTTCGCCGAGGAAGGCAATCTGACCATCAAGCAGAGGCCCAAAGCTCCGGGACCCCCCAGAGCCGACGTCGTCCTAGAACCTCTGGACCAACCCTGCGCCAAGGACTCGGACGTCCCCGAGTTCAACCTCAAGGAGTCGGACACGGTCAAGCGTCGACACAAACCCAAAGACAAGGACGGAGACGCGCCGGCCGAGGTCCAGACTTTGTCCCAGGACCGGGAGGAGGACGTCTGCATGAGGGCGGGCGAGGGCGGTCCCCACAAAGCATTCCCCGTCAAACCTCAGCTGTCCCCAAAACCGCCGCTCGTCGCCCCAAAACCTGCACGCCAAAGTTTGCTGGCAGCACACAACGATTCAT CAGCTGGACCAAAGTCTCCAAGCGTGAACGTCAGCGTGGTCCAAAGTCTGGCCTTCCCCTCGCCGCCCAACACGCCCCCGGCGGCGAGCCCTCAAAGCCCCGCCCTGTCCGCCGCCAAGGGTCAGGCCCTGGGGGTTCAGGCTGTGAGCCAGCAGAGACTAGATGAGACCAGTACGTCTCTGGAAGCCGCCCTGAAGGCCGTGGAGAGAAAGTTGATCCTGGACGAGAGCGACGG AGGCAACACGGTGAGGTCGGCAGGAACCATCCTGGACGACATCGGGAACATGTTTGACGACCTGGCTGACCAGCTGGACGCCATGTTGGACTGA